A portion of the Acidihalobacter yilgarnensis genome contains these proteins:
- a CDS encoding pyridoxal phosphate-dependent aminotransferase, whose protein sequence is MSGGSPRTARRIDDISSFRVMDLLARARELEAEGRRIVHLEIGEPDFDTPAPVVEAGRAALLAGATRYTPALGLPELRRAIANFYAVRHGLEISPDRIIVTPGASGALQLVLGVLVNPDTEVLMTDPGYPCNRHFVRLFEGRARQVAVHRDTRYQLTADLLRAHWSKRTVAALVASPANPTGTVIAPEMLAEMAAYVADRDGALIVDEIYQGLVYDCPDSTALSISDQVFVVNSFSKYFGMTGWRLGWIVAPQAYVRPLEKLAQNLFLCAPTPSQHAALAAFRPEVLAILETRRAEFRARRDYLLPALRELGFDIPVTPDGAFYLYANCERFGLDAQELSTRLLEEVGVAVTPGVDFGEFGAAHHIRFAYTTGLDDLREAVGRLRDFFARA, encoded by the coding sequence ATGAGTGGGGGTTCCCCGCGTACGGCTCGTCGGATCGACGATATCTCGTCGTTTCGCGTCATGGATCTGCTGGCGCGGGCACGTGAGCTTGAGGCCGAGGGCCGCCGTATCGTCCATCTGGAAATCGGCGAACCGGACTTCGATACGCCAGCACCTGTCGTTGAGGCTGGACGTGCGGCGTTGCTGGCCGGCGCCACCCGCTACACACCCGCTCTGGGCTTGCCCGAGCTGCGTAGGGCCATTGCGAATTTTTACGCCGTGCGTCATGGCCTGGAGATATCGCCAGACCGCATTATCGTGACGCCCGGTGCCTCGGGGGCTCTGCAACTCGTATTGGGCGTGCTGGTCAACCCGGATACCGAAGTGCTGATGACCGATCCGGGGTATCCGTGCAATCGACACTTCGTGCGCCTGTTCGAAGGGCGGGCCAGGCAGGTGGCCGTGCATCGGGATACCCGTTACCAACTCACTGCGGATCTATTGCGCGCGCACTGGAGTAAGCGCACGGTCGCAGCGCTGGTCGCTTCGCCGGCCAATCCCACTGGCACCGTGATTGCCCCGGAAATGCTGGCCGAAATGGCGGCCTATGTCGCAGATCGGGACGGTGCGCTGATCGTCGACGAAATCTATCAGGGCTTGGTTTACGATTGCCCGGATAGCACGGCCTTGAGCATCAGCGATCAGGTGTTCGTGGTGAATAGCTTCTCTAAGTATTTCGGTATGACCGGTTGGCGTCTGGGCTGGATCGTGGCCCCTCAGGCCTATGTCCGTCCCTTGGAGAAATTGGCGCAGAATCTCTTCTTGTGCGCACCGACGCCCTCTCAGCATGCCGCGCTTGCGGCCTTCCGCCCAGAGGTCTTGGCAATATTGGAAACTCGGCGCGCCGAGTTTCGCGCGCGCCGAGATTATCTGTTGCCGGCTTTGCGTGAGCTGGGGTTCGACATTCCGGTGACCCCGGATGGGGCCTTTTATCTCTATGCCAATTGCGAGCGTTTCGGTCTGGATGCACAAGAACTGTCAACGCGTCTTCTGGAAGAAGTCGGCGTGGCAGTGACGCCGGGTGTGGATTTCGGAGAATTCGGGGCGGCCCATCATATCCGTTTTGCCTATACGACCGGATTGGACGATCTGCGGGAGGCGGTCGGCCGCCTGCGCGATTTTTTCGCGCGTGCATGA
- a CDS encoding MFS transporter produces the protein MQVDQPHPNSPPLIPLFVGVGLALAIGSFEGASVLGILPYIGGSLSTSSDHALWTLTYFIVHWSLGITVMPWCMRRWGARKLFELSVILTLLGTLLGAETGNLWIMLIARAMQGFGAGLLVPLSQHLFLQRSPKARHGLVTIIWSNAMLIPFFVGPAIGGYLATTSGWRGIFWVCAPLLLLAGWLGRKGIDARPTDQNTPPFDYIGFGLLYAGLLCLQMVMDQGQDDGWWHAHLIDWLSLAATSLLLAFAWWEHRYPYPLLSFRFFRQRNYTLGLLLLCLGWSLFMAWAALLPLWAESDLGYNGFWGSALLLPIALGAVPVASAMDRLRGLIGLRRLATLCFLLFATGYGIAYVSPATGLADLFLPMLIEGLGVGMLFVPLTLIVLSGIGPQDIPTAATTSNFIRVFSANVGVTLLSVYWIRQSDVAAAALRADAIPGNFSPSAQSLAGLYRMMEAEAQTLSLDNLLKLSSWVCLASAALAYFVLKPPAAVAAPHGPRGFVQEQEMESTLPPASKNPAN, from the coding sequence ATGCAAGTAGACCAACCGCACCCCAACTCACCCCCATTGATACCCCTTTTCGTCGGCGTAGGCCTTGCCCTCGCCATCGGGTCGTTCGAGGGTGCCTCAGTCCTCGGCATCCTGCCCTACATTGGCGGGAGTCTCTCGACCAGCAGCGACCATGCCCTGTGGACATTGACCTATTTCATTGTCCATTGGTCTCTCGGTATCACCGTGATGCCCTGGTGCATGCGCCGCTGGGGCGCCCGCAAACTGTTCGAGCTATCCGTGATACTCACCTTACTGGGTACGCTGCTCGGAGCGGAGACAGGCAATCTATGGATCATGCTGATCGCCCGTGCGATGCAGGGGTTCGGTGCAGGATTGTTAGTACCGCTGAGCCAACATCTGTTTCTCCAGCGCAGTCCCAAAGCGCGTCATGGATTGGTCACCATCATCTGGAGCAATGCCATGTTGATCCCCTTTTTCGTCGGGCCGGCGATTGGCGGGTATCTGGCCACCACTTCCGGCTGGCGGGGAATTTTCTGGGTCTGTGCGCCGCTGTTGCTCTTGGCGGGATGGCTCGGCCGGAAGGGAATCGATGCCAGACCTACCGATCAAAACACGCCGCCCTTCGATTACATTGGCTTCGGGCTGCTTTATGCAGGTCTGTTATGTCTGCAGATGGTGATGGATCAAGGACAGGACGACGGTTGGTGGCATGCACACCTGATCGACTGGCTCAGTCTCGCGGCCACCAGCCTGCTGCTCGCATTTGCCTGGTGGGAGCACCGTTATCCATACCCCTTGCTCAGCTTCCGCTTCTTTCGACAACGCAACTACACCCTTGGTCTGCTGCTGCTATGCCTGGGTTGGTCTCTGTTCATGGCCTGGGCCGCCCTATTGCCCCTCTGGGCGGAGAGCGATCTTGGCTACAACGGTTTCTGGGGCAGTGCCTTGTTACTGCCGATAGCACTGGGCGCGGTGCCCGTCGCCTCCGCAATGGATCGGCTGCGTGGACTCATTGGCCTGCGTCGTCTGGCGACACTGTGTTTCCTGCTGTTCGCCACGGGCTACGGCATCGCCTACGTCAGTCCCGCGACCGGCCTCGCCGATCTCTTTCTACCCATGCTGATCGAGGGCCTGGGGGTCGGCATGCTATTCGTACCGCTGACCCTCATCGTGCTCTCCGGCATCGGGCCACAGGATATCCCGACCGCGGCCACGACCAGTAACTTCATCCGTGTCTTCAGCGCCAATGTCGGCGTGACGCTGCTGAGCGTCTACTGGATACGGCAAAGCGATGTCGCCGCCGCTGCGCTGCGCGCGGACGCCATACCAGGCAACTTCAGCCCGAGTGCTCAAAGCTTGGCGGGGCTCTATCGGATGATGGAAGCGGAGGCGCAGACTTTAAGTCTGGACAATTTGCTCAAGCTCTCCAGCTGGGTATGTCTTGCCTCTGCGGCATTGGCTTACTTCGTACTCAAGCCGCCTGCGGCGGTGGCCGCGCCGCATGGGCCACGTGGTTTCGTACAAGAACAGGAGATGGAATCCACGCTGCCCCCGGCTTCAAAGAACCCTGCAAACTAA
- a CDS encoding LysR family transcriptional regulator yields MKIQPEHLMTFLQVAEHKGVAAGARALHRSQPAVSERLRQLTEAVGEPLYHRVGRGIALTPAGEALLDEARGLRTALDNVEEWVRRRRTLQDGCLRIASSNTVASYFLPERLAAFRRRYPDIRLVLKTGALDWAIQAVGTWDLLFLDGIFENPQAWLPGFCTLEPWMEDEIVALVRSDHPLVRYAEVGVGWEDLLAHPIIWREPGSGVRRAVENALLAAGLSVQYSVEVTGVEAVREAVAAGLGVGFASVGALRRARWALVPLRLDPPKGLYWTLYLAAPKPTYRSAALSAFLDILHAD; encoded by the coding sequence ATGAAAATACAACCAGAACATCTGATGACCTTCCTGCAAGTGGCTGAACACAAGGGTGTTGCGGCGGGTGCACGCGCTTTGCATCGTAGCCAGCCTGCGGTCTCCGAGCGGTTGCGCCAGTTAACCGAGGCGGTGGGGGAGCCGCTGTATCATCGTGTGGGGCGAGGGATTGCCCTCACGCCGGCCGGCGAGGCGTTGCTCGATGAGGCGCGAGGCTTACGTACCGCGCTCGATAATGTCGAGGAATGGGTGCGACGCAGGCGCACGCTGCAGGACGGCTGTCTGCGTATAGCCTCAAGTAATACGGTGGCAAGTTACTTCCTGCCCGAACGCCTGGCCGCGTTTCGTCGCCGCTATCCGGATATTCGCTTGGTGCTCAAGACCGGGGCGCTGGACTGGGCCATACAGGCGGTAGGCACCTGGGACCTGTTGTTTCTCGACGGGATATTCGAGAACCCACAAGCGTGGCTACCTGGATTTTGTACTCTGGAGCCTTGGATGGAGGATGAGATTGTCGCCTTAGTGCGTAGTGACCATCCGCTGGTTCGTTACGCGGAGGTGGGTGTCGGTTGGGAGGATCTGCTGGCGCATCCGATCATCTGGCGAGAGCCCGGTTCGGGTGTGCGGCGAGCCGTCGAAAATGCCTTGCTGGCGGCTGGTTTGAGTGTGCAATACAGCGTCGAGGTGACGGGCGTGGAGGCGGTGCGCGAGGCGGTTGCCGCAGGCTTGGGTGTGGGTTTCGCCTCAGTCGGCGCCTTGCGGCGGGCACGCTGGGCATTGGTGCCGCTGCGCTTGGATCCGCCGAAGGGTTTGTATTGGACCTTGTATCTGGCGGCGCCGAAGCCGACTTACCGTTCGGCGGCGCTGAGCGCCTTTCTGGATATCCTGCACGCAGATTAG
- a CDS encoding sodium:calcium antiporter, with protein MDWLIGGMALLGILLGAELFTNALEHLGARYGLSEGVVGSVFAAIGTALPEAMVPVVALFSGGAEAVGQAVSVGAILGAPLMISTLSFGLLGAFMLVQGGWRRRLKPERSGLARDLLWFQMLFGLGMAALFIPSQAHALRLAVSLILVAGYAGYLWTTLRASSRLVAGGHGASADNGLFTARLWGHGVVQMWVQLLFGVGLIVWAAHGFVGAVEHLAGALGLSVLVLSLLVVPVATELPEKVNSLLWAKRGKDTLALGNLSGALVFQGSLLPALGLWLTPWQPSREVLYAALLTLIAVSWLRFANRREGLRPSWLLLNAACYAAYFYLLAAY; from the coding sequence ATGGATTGGCTGATAGGCGGAATGGCGTTGTTGGGCATCTTGCTCGGTGCGGAATTGTTCACAAATGCACTGGAGCATCTGGGAGCGCGCTATGGCCTGTCCGAAGGCGTTGTCGGCTCGGTGTTCGCTGCGATCGGGACTGCGTTGCCGGAGGCCATGGTGCCGGTGGTGGCATTATTCTCTGGTGGCGCGGAGGCGGTAGGGCAAGCCGTGAGCGTTGGCGCTATTCTGGGCGCCCCACTGATGATTTCGACGCTGTCCTTCGGGTTGCTGGGCGCGTTCATGCTGGTCCAGGGTGGATGGCGGCGTCGATTGAAGCCGGAACGCAGTGGTTTGGCGCGAGACCTCCTGTGGTTCCAGATGCTGTTCGGACTTGGCATGGCAGCGCTGTTTATTCCGTCCCAGGCGCATGCGCTACGCCTAGCGGTTAGCCTGATTCTGGTGGCCGGATACGCGGGATATCTGTGGACTACGCTGCGGGCCTCGAGCCGGTTGGTGGCGGGTGGTCACGGTGCCAGTGCGGATAATGGACTGTTCACGGCACGGCTTTGGGGGCATGGCGTCGTGCAGATGTGGGTGCAACTGCTGTTCGGCGTGGGCCTGATCGTTTGGGCGGCGCATGGTTTTGTGGGGGCAGTGGAGCATCTGGCGGGTGCACTGGGTCTATCGGTGCTCGTCCTTTCGTTGCTGGTGGTGCCAGTGGCCACGGAGCTGCCGGAAAAGGTCAATAGCCTGTTGTGGGCGAAGCGGGGGAAGGATACCCTCGCGCTGGGCAATCTGAGCGGTGCGCTGGTCTTCCAAGGTTCGTTGCTGCCTGCGCTTGGTTTGTGGCTCACGCCCTGGCAGCCGAGCCGAGAGGTGCTGTATGCGGCATTGCTGACGCTGATTGCGGTCAGTTGGTTGCGATTCGCGAACCGACGGGAGGGCCTGCGCCCCAGCTGGCTGCTCTTGAATGCTGCGTGCTACGCGGCCTATTTTTATCTGTTGGCGGCCTATTAA
- the der gene encoding ribosome biogenesis GTPase Der produces the protein MQAILALVGRPNVGKSTLFNRLTRSRDALVANLPGLTRDRKYGLGRLGERDYLVIDTGGLGEETDAIDALMGEQTRAAMREATHLLLMIDGRAGVTAGDEALAEELRAMGKPVVLVVNKIDTTAPTAALAEAYRLGLGEPMLISATRGSGLEALIDLVVPMPPAVPGEVPPADEAGEATSTEAPANTTRPPRSEGTRIAFVGRPNVGKSTLVNRLLGENRVVVFDQPGTTRDTIDVPFERDGRRYVLVDTAGIRRRARVNEMVEKFSIVKALDAINAADVVVLVLDARAGITEQDAHLIGLALDAGAPLVVAINKWDGLSEGDRASVRRGLDLRLTFLDYAERHFISALHGTGVGHLLTAAHRADDSSRRQVSTAELNRLLEGFVTAHQPPLSRGRRIKLRYAHLGGHRPFTIVIHGNQTERLTGEYKRYLANAFRRALKLVGTPVALEFKTGDNPFAGRRNTLTPYQEHKRRRLIQHAKRNDR, from the coding sequence ATGCAAGCCATCCTCGCCCTGGTCGGGCGGCCGAACGTCGGCAAATCGACCCTGTTTAACCGCCTGACACGCAGTCGCGATGCACTGGTTGCCAATCTGCCCGGGCTGACACGTGACCGTAAATACGGTCTTGGCCGGCTGGGTGAGCGTGACTATCTGGTAATCGACACGGGCGGTCTTGGCGAGGAAACCGATGCCATCGACGCCTTGATGGGCGAGCAGACCCGTGCCGCCATGCGCGAGGCCACGCATCTGCTGTTGATGATCGACGGCCGAGCGGGCGTGACCGCCGGCGACGAGGCCCTGGCCGAGGAGCTGCGGGCCATGGGTAAGCCGGTTGTTCTGGTCGTCAACAAGATCGACACGACCGCACCAACGGCGGCCTTGGCCGAAGCCTATCGCCTGGGTTTGGGTGAGCCGATGCTGATTTCAGCCACCCGGGGCAGCGGGTTGGAGGCTTTGATCGACCTCGTCGTACCCATGCCACCCGCAGTTCCGGGTGAAGTTCCCCCTGCCGATGAAGCGGGTGAGGCGACTTCAACGGAGGCACCCGCGAACACAACGCGGCCACCTCGCAGCGAAGGTACACGGATTGCGTTTGTGGGGCGGCCGAACGTCGGCAAGTCGACCTTGGTGAACCGACTACTCGGTGAAAACCGCGTGGTGGTCTTCGACCAGCCAGGCACGACGCGCGACACGATCGACGTGCCCTTCGAGCGTGATGGCCGGCGTTATGTATTGGTCGACACCGCAGGTATCCGGCGACGTGCGCGCGTCAACGAAATGGTGGAGAAATTCAGTATCGTCAAGGCTCTCGACGCGATCAACGCGGCTGATGTCGTGGTTCTGGTGCTTGATGCGCGCGCGGGGATCACCGAGCAGGATGCGCATCTGATCGGTTTGGCACTCGACGCGGGAGCCCCCCTGGTCGTGGCAATCAACAAATGGGATGGACTGTCCGAAGGCGATCGGGCCAGCGTCCGTCGTGGCTTGGATCTGCGGTTGACCTTCCTGGATTATGCCGAGAGACACTTTATCTCGGCCCTGCATGGCACCGGCGTGGGTCATCTGCTGACGGCGGCGCATCGAGCCGATGATAGCTCGCGCCGACAGGTATCCACCGCTGAACTCAACCGCTTGCTGGAGGGCTTCGTGACCGCGCACCAGCCACCGCTGTCGCGCGGCCGGCGTATCAAGCTGCGTTATGCGCATCTTGGCGGCCATCGTCCCTTCACAATCGTGATCCACGGCAACCAGACCGAGCGTTTGACCGGCGAGTACAAGCGCTATCTGGCGAATGCTTTCCGCCGCGCGCTCAAGCTCGTAGGCACTCCCGTGGCGCTTGAGTTCAAAACCGGGGATAACCCCTTCGCAGGGCGTCGTAACACCCTGACGCCCTATCAGGAACATAAGCGCCGGCGCTTGATTCAGCACGCTAAACGCAACGACCGATGA
- the dnaE gene encoding DNA polymerase III subunit alpha, with protein sequence MEPTYIHLSLHTEYSLTDSVLRIGPLMKALATQGVPAVALTDQCNLFAMVKFYRAAQRAGIKPIIGVDAWLREPPGMPGGEAEAPARVLFLCQNETGYRNLTRLVSRSYQEGQHGGIAMLDYDWLEGRSDGLIVLSGGRTGDVGRALLAGRQSQAEARLEFWRRLFPDRYYLELQRTGREGEEEYLQAAIALAGATDTPVVATNDVRFLSSADFDAHEARVCIHDGDVLADPRRSRRYTEQQYLRTPEEMAILFADLPEALENTVEIARRCSLGLTLGQSVLPQFPVPEGMDTDTFLRREAEKGLESRLAQVIDPATPNAQQRRVEYDERLALELDVIIQMGFPGYFLIVADFIQWAKRNQIPVGPGRGSGAGSLVAYVLGITDLDPIRYDLLFERFLNPERVSMPDFDVDFCMEKRDRVIDYVAERYGRDRVSQIITYGSMAAKAVVRDVGRVLSHPYGFVDRIAKLIPFEIGISLEKALAQEEELRRAYEQEEEVTALIDLALKLEGLARNAGKHAGGVVIAPGPLTDFSPLYCEEGGQSLVTQFDKDDVEAIGLVKFDFLGLRTLTIIDWAVETINARRPEGEAKLDVNQLPLDDTQTYGLLKRHQTTAVFQLESSGMQELIKRLQPDNFEDIVALVALYRPGPLQSGMVDDFINRKHGRAKVEYPHPELEPILKPTYGVILYQEQVMQIAQVLAGYTLGGADLLRRAMGKKKAEEMAKQREIFMQGAVGRGVDAGVATYIFDLMEKFAGYGFNKSHSAAYALLSYQTAWLKQHHPAAFMAAVLSADMDNTDKVVNLIEECRQLGLKVVPPDVNRSFHRFTVLDEQTILYGMGAIKGIGASAIEGLLDERSVGGPFADLGDLCRRVIGRKVNRRVLEALIRAGTLDALGVNRATHMARLPEAIRAAEQAQRDADQGQVDLFGDAPEAAVIIELAQLPEWEDDERLHAEKETLGLYLTGHPIDRYADELSRIVTRPIAAWLQEDEPEGRGRGARNDRDMVIAGLVVGLSVRTASSGRFAFVTLDDRTGRLDVGLFGEEYQNYADLLAKDVLLVIEGSIGFDAFSGRRRVRAQHVYTIDQARARFAQALDIQIVNDGHLNGLAGSLVQTLKPYCYRDSGCPVWLSYRSSQADARLVLGDEWRVRPSDELLRRLERLHGVSQLKLRYGPDKR encoded by the coding sequence ATGGAACCCACTTACATACACTTGTCGTTGCATACCGAGTACTCGCTGACCGACAGCGTGCTCCGCATCGGGCCATTGATGAAGGCGCTTGCCACCCAAGGCGTGCCCGCCGTGGCGTTGACCGATCAATGCAATCTGTTTGCGATGGTCAAGTTCTACCGCGCAGCGCAACGTGCGGGGATCAAACCGATCATCGGCGTCGACGCGTGGTTGCGTGAGCCGCCTGGCATGCCGGGCGGTGAGGCCGAAGCACCCGCCAGGGTGTTGTTCCTGTGTCAGAACGAGACGGGTTATCGCAATTTGACGCGGCTGGTTTCACGCAGTTATCAAGAAGGTCAGCACGGCGGTATCGCCATGCTCGACTACGACTGGCTGGAGGGCAGGAGCGACGGCCTGATTGTGTTGTCGGGTGGTCGTACCGGAGATGTTGGGCGCGCGCTGCTGGCGGGGCGGCAATCGCAGGCCGAGGCGCGTCTGGAATTCTGGCGACGTCTGTTCCCGGATCGTTACTATCTGGAACTGCAGCGCACGGGGCGTGAGGGTGAAGAGGAATACCTGCAGGCCGCTATCGCCCTAGCGGGCGCCACCGATACCCCGGTGGTGGCCACCAACGACGTGCGCTTCCTGTCGTCAGCGGATTTCGATGCACACGAGGCCAGGGTGTGTATCCATGATGGGGACGTGCTGGCTGACCCCCGCCGTTCCAGGCGCTACACGGAGCAGCAATATCTACGCACGCCGGAGGAAATGGCTATCCTGTTCGCTGATCTGCCGGAGGCGCTGGAAAATACCGTCGAGATTGCCCGGCGCTGCTCGCTCGGCCTGACGCTGGGCCAATCGGTACTGCCCCAGTTCCCGGTGCCTGAGGGTATGGATACCGATACCTTTCTACGTCGGGAAGCGGAAAAGGGGCTCGAATCCAGACTGGCGCAAGTGATCGATCCGGCGACGCCGAATGCGCAGCAACGACGGGTTGAATACGATGAACGTCTGGCTCTTGAGCTGGATGTCATCATTCAGATGGGCTTCCCCGGCTACTTCCTGATCGTCGCCGATTTCATTCAGTGGGCCAAGCGAAATCAGATTCCAGTCGGCCCCGGTCGCGGCTCGGGTGCGGGTTCGCTGGTGGCATACGTGCTGGGTATAACTGACCTTGATCCAATACGTTATGATCTTCTTTTCGAGCGATTTCTAAATCCAGAACGCGTCTCGATGCCCGACTTCGATGTGGATTTCTGCATGGAGAAGCGGGACCGGGTGATTGATTACGTTGCCGAGCGCTACGGACGCGACCGTGTCTCGCAGATCATCACATACGGCAGCATGGCGGCCAAGGCGGTCGTGCGCGATGTCGGCCGTGTGCTCAGTCACCCTTATGGCTTCGTTGATCGCATCGCCAAGCTGATTCCCTTCGAGATCGGCATTTCGTTGGAAAAGGCGCTGGCGCAGGAAGAAGAGCTGCGACGCGCGTATGAGCAGGAGGAGGAAGTCACAGCGCTGATCGACCTCGCTCTCAAGCTAGAGGGACTCGCCCGCAATGCTGGCAAACACGCCGGCGGCGTAGTGATCGCGCCGGGACCACTGACCGATTTCTCGCCGTTGTACTGCGAAGAAGGCGGACAGAGTCTGGTGACGCAGTTCGACAAGGACGACGTCGAGGCCATCGGGCTGGTCAAGTTCGACTTTCTCGGTCTGCGTACCCTCACCATCATCGACTGGGCGGTGGAGACCATCAACGCCCGCCGACCCGAGGGCGAGGCGAAGCTCGACGTCAACCAGTTGCCGCTTGACGATACGCAGACTTATGGACTGCTCAAGCGTCATCAGACGACGGCGGTGTTCCAGCTCGAATCCAGCGGCATGCAGGAGCTGATCAAGCGTCTGCAGCCGGACAACTTCGAGGACATTGTCGCGCTCGTTGCCTTGTACCGCCCGGGGCCACTGCAATCGGGCATGGTCGACGACTTCATCAATCGCAAGCACGGGCGGGCCAAGGTCGAGTACCCGCATCCCGAGCTAGAGCCAATCCTCAAGCCGACCTATGGCGTGATCCTGTATCAGGAACAGGTCATGCAGATCGCCCAGGTTCTGGCAGGTTACACCCTGGGCGGCGCCGATCTGCTGCGGCGCGCCATGGGCAAGAAAAAAGCAGAGGAGATGGCCAAGCAGCGCGAAATCTTCATGCAGGGTGCGGTGGGCAGAGGCGTAGACGCCGGAGTGGCCACCTACATCTTCGACCTGATGGAGAAGTTCGCCGGCTATGGCTTCAACAAGTCGCATTCGGCGGCCTATGCGTTACTTTCCTACCAGACCGCCTGGCTCAAGCAGCACCATCCTGCAGCCTTCATGGCCGCAGTGTTGTCCGCCGACATGGACAATACCGACAAGGTGGTCAATCTCATCGAGGAATGTCGCCAGCTGGGGCTCAAGGTCGTGCCGCCGGACGTGAATCGCTCCTTTCATCGCTTCACCGTCCTGGATGAGCAAACCATTCTCTACGGCATGGGCGCGATCAAGGGCATTGGCGCTTCTGCCATCGAGGGGCTGCTCGATGAACGTTCGGTCGGGGGTCCGTTTGCGGATCTGGGCGATCTTTGCCGCCGGGTAATCGGCCGCAAGGTGAACCGACGCGTGCTAGAGGCCTTGATTCGTGCCGGCACGCTCGACGCATTGGGTGTTAATCGCGCTACCCACATGGCGCGCCTGCCGGAAGCGATCCGTGCGGCGGAGCAGGCGCAGCGAGACGCCGATCAGGGACAGGTCGACCTGTTTGGCGATGCGCCAGAGGCGGCCGTGATCATCGAGCTGGCGCAGCTGCCCGAGTGGGAGGACGACGAGCGCCTGCATGCCGAAAAAGAGACGCTGGGACTATATCTGACCGGGCATCCGATCGATCGTTATGCAGACGAGCTATCGCGCATCGTCACGCGCCCGATCGCTGCGTGGCTCCAGGAGGACGAGCCCGAAGGTCGCGGCCGTGGCGCGCGTAATGACCGTGACATGGTCATTGCTGGGCTCGTGGTCGGTCTCTCGGTGCGCACAGCCTCCTCGGGTCGCTTTGCCTTCGTCACCCTGGACGACCGCACCGGACGGCTCGACGTCGGATTGTTCGGTGAGGAATACCAGAATTATGCCGACTTACTGGCGAAGGACGTTCTGCTGGTGATCGAGGGCAGTATCGGTTTCGATGCCTTCAGCGGCAGGCGGCGGGTGCGAGCACAGCATGTCTATACCATCGATCAGGCGCGTGCGCGGTTCGCTCAAGCGCTGGATATCCAAATCGTTAACGACGGCCACTTGAATGGTCTTGCCGGGAGCTTGGTGCAGACCCTCAAACCTTATTGTTATCGTGATAGCGGTTGTCCGGTCTGGCTCAGCTACCGCAGCTCGCAGGCGGATGCCAGGCTGGTGCTGGGCGACGAGTGGCGCGTCAGGCCGAGCGACGAACTGCTGCGACGACTGGAGCGCTTGCATGGCGTTTCACAGCTCAAACTCCGCTACGGCCCTGACAAGCGCTGA
- the cysZ gene encoding sulfate transporter CysZ, which yields MIGDFVTGFVYIPRGLALILRPGLRRYVILPVIINVVLFTSAFVLLLEHLGGWLDGLLPHSFAWLAWLILPLLFLALSLGVFYTFSLIANLIASPFSALLAERIELQMGGRPPSANAGLKQALRSALIGLMTQLSALAYQLIRLLPLLLLFLVPVVNLVATSVLIAFSAWMLALGYLSTPMGNHDIAFREVRSICKQRKALILGLGTGLVLLTWIPLLNLLALPAGTAAATALWVEKLSPAHR from the coding sequence TTGATCGGCGATTTCGTGACCGGATTCGTGTACATCCCTCGGGGCCTTGCGCTCATTCTGCGCCCCGGTCTTCGCCGCTACGTCATCCTACCGGTTATCATCAACGTCGTGCTGTTCACCAGCGCCTTCGTATTGTTGCTCGAACACCTTGGCGGCTGGCTGGATGGTCTGTTGCCGCACAGCTTCGCTTGGCTGGCCTGGCTGATCCTACCCTTGCTCTTTCTCGCGCTGTCGCTGGGCGTGTTCTATACCTTCAGCCTGATTGCCAATCTGATCGCCTCCCCCTTCAGCGCGCTACTGGCCGAGCGCATAGAACTGCAGATGGGCGGACGCCCACCAAGTGCCAACGCCGGCTTGAAACAAGCGCTGCGCAGCGCGCTCATCGGCCTGATGACGCAACTCTCCGCCCTGGCTTATCAATTGATCCGCTTATTGCCGCTCTTGCTGCTGTTTCTAGTGCCCGTAGTGAATCTGGTCGCCACCTCGGTACTGATCGCATTTTCCGCCTGGATGCTCGCGCTGGGATATCTTTCGACACCCATGGGCAACCACGATATCGCCTTCCGCGAGGTTCGTTCGATCTGCAAGCAGCGCAAGGCCCTCATATTGGGGCTCGGCACCGGCCTGGTATTACTGACCTGGATTCCACTACTCAACTTGCTGGCCTTACCGGCTGGGACCGCCGCCGCGACGGCCTTGTGGGTTGAAAAGCTCTCGCCGGCACACCGTTAA